The following are encoded in a window of Doryrhamphus excisus isolate RoL2022-K1 chromosome 16, RoL_Dexc_1.0, whole genome shotgun sequence genomic DNA:
- the zeb2b gene encoding zinc finger E-box-binding homeobox 2b isoform X2 — MRQEMMAEGPRCKRRKQANPRRKNALNYENVVETGSETEEEDKLQVSEEDPLINGTGSPASLVNVESSPRTENHRLPTKEEDDDEMRDSGVEHIWPDSDMLSASVDGTDEMKDDFDTLGPDTALQAIGNGTVKSVDCTSEFEDFFAKRKLDDSDSHVVSIAEYLQRGDTAIIYPEAPEELSRLGTPEAAGPEENDLPPGTPDAFAQLLTCPYCDRGYKRLTSLKEHIKYRHEKNEENFACPLCNYTFAYRTQLERHMATHKPARDQHQLLNQAAGNRKFKCTECGKAFKYKHHLKEHLRIHSGEKPYECPNCKKRFSHSGSYSSHISSKKCIGLIAVNGRMRGNMKTGSSPTSASSSPTNTAITQLRQKLENGKPLGLSDHNNHLSIKTEPVDFNDYKLMMASHGFGAPGPFMNGVVRGDSPLGGHHNSTAQSPLQHLGMPGLESQLLGYPGSLVNNLSEVQKVLQIVDNTVCRQKMDCKPEELSRLTAYMKELGSQVEEQKQGLTSPGGPQVSLPLVNHNGATKSIIDYTLEKVNEAKACLQSLTTDSKRQISNIKREKSNHMLDGIVEDKATENNMFTPYACQYCKETFPGPIPLHQHERYLCKMNEEIKAVLQPTENLMPNKPGIFMEKNALLASSMLTEKGLTGPLHPYRDHMSVLKAYFAMNMEPNSEELLKISIAVGLPQEFVKEWFDQRKMFQYGSDRTPPLEHKNGTEMVVGTSNHHSPRKDQLVSRSPVSLIKPSDCTASPAAAELQLNNNCDNSLRHFKNHQFGSAKAVGDKLDHSRSNTPSPLNLSSTSSKHSHSSSYTPNSLASEDLQAEPLDLSLPRLIKEPKHALTVKSRPKVNSVTIEPSSVPSPREHFEEPLNLAYLKKEFSASANNGNMEKSTSPLFGINPFAAKPLYTSLPPQSAFPPATFMPPMQASIPGLRPYPGMDQMSFLPHMAYTYAAGAATFAEMQQRRKYQRKPGFQGDLLDATADYMSGLDDMTDPDSCLSRKKIKKTESGMYACDLCDKTFQKSSSLLRHKYEHTGKRPHQCQICKKAFKHKHHLIEHSRLHSGEKPYQCDKCGKRFSHSGSYSQHMNHRYSYCKREAEEREAAEREAREKGHMEPTELLMSRAYLQGITPQGYPELAEREAILRHDGVNGGIIEGRKEVDETYAKMGRREDEFEEEEEESKSMDTDPDTLRDEEDNGEHSMDDSSLDGKMETKSDHEDAMEDAM; from the exons CTCTCAACTACGAGAACGTGGTGGAAACCGGGTCCGAAACCGAAGAGGAGGACAAGCTGCAAGTGTCGGAGGAAGACCCGCTGATTAACGGCACCGGAAGCCCGGCCAGCCTCGTTAATGTCGAGTCATCGCCACGCACAGAGAACCACAGGTTGCCCACcaaggaggaggacgacgacgagATGCGGGACAGCGGCGTGGAGCACATCTGGCCTGACAGTGACATGCTCAGTGCCTCAGTGGACGGTACCG ATGAAATGAAAGATGATTTCGATACTTTGGGGCCCGACACCGCTTTGCAGGCAATTGGAAATGGTACAG TCAAGAGCGTGGATTGCACTTCAGAGTTTGAGGACTTCTTCGCCAAGCGGAAGCTGGATGACAGCGACAGCCATGTAGTGAGCATTGCCGAGTATCTCCAGCGAGGGGATACCGCTATCATCTACCCAGAAGCCCCGGAAGAGCTGTCGCGCCTCGGGACCCCCGAGGCAGCGGGGCCAGAGGAGAACG ACCTGCCACCTGGAACGCCAGATGCCTTCGCCCAACTGTTGACCTGCCCCTATTGCGACCGGGGCTACAAGCGCTTGACATCGCTGAAGGAGCACATCAAGTACCGCCATGAGAAGAACGAGGAGAACTTCGCCTGCCCCTTGTGCAACTACACGTTCGCGTACCGCACTCAGCTCGAGCGACATATGGCCACGCACAAGCCTGCAAGGGATCAG CACCAACTGCTGAACCAAGCGGCCGGCAACCGCAAGTTCAAGTGCACTGAGTGCGGTAAGGCCTTCAAGTACAAGCACCACCTTAAGGAACACCTCCGCATCCACAGTG GTGAAAAACCCTACGAATGCCCCAACTGCAAAAAGCGTTTCTCGCACTCCGGATCCTACAGTTCGCATATCAGCAGCAAGAAGTGCATCGGCCTCATCGCCGTCAACGGCAGGATGCGCGGCAACATGAAGACAGGCTCCTCCCccacctccgcctcctcctcccccacAAACACTGCCATCACTCAGCTGCGACAAAAGCTGGAAAACGGCAAACCACTCGGTCTCTCCGACCACAACAACCACTTGAGCATCAAGACCGAGCCGGTGGACTTCAACGACTACAAGCTGATGATGGCCTCACACGGATTTGGTGCTCCCGGGCCTTTCATGAACGGTGTCGTGAGGGGGGACAGTCCCCTCGGGGGTCACCACAACTCCACAGCCCAGAGCCCACTGCAGCACTTAGGAATGCCCGGGCTGGAGTCGCAGCTCCTCGGCTACCCGGGCTCACTGGTAAACAACCTGAGCGAGGTTCAGAAGGTCCTGCAGATTGTGGACAACACTGTATGTCGGCAGAAAATGGACTGCAAGCCAGAGGAGCTGTCCAGGCTCACAGCCTACATGAAGGAACTGGGCTCGCAAGTGGAGGAGCAAAAACAGGGCCTGACGTCGCCAGGTGGGCCTCAGGTCAGTCTTCCGCTCGTCAATCACAACGGCGCCACCAAAAGCATTATCGACTACACGCTAGAGAAGGTCAACGAAGCCAAAGCCTGTCTCCAGAGCTTGACCACAGACTCGAAGAGACAGATTAGCAATATCAAACGGGAAAAATCCAATCACATGCTGGATGGCATCGTGGAGGACAAGGctacagaaaacaacatgtTCACGCCGTACGCATGTCAGTACTGCAAAGAAACCTTCCCGGGTCCGATCCCGCTCCATCAGCACGAGCGCTATTTGTGCAAAATGAACGAGGAGATCAAAGCTGTGCTCCAGCCCACTGAAAACCTGATGCCCAACAAACCGGGAATATTCATGGAAAAGAACGCCCTTCTGGCTTCTTCCATGTTGACTGAGAAGGGACTGACGGGACCCCTTCACCCCTACAGGGACCACATGTCTGTGTTGAAGGCGTATTTCGCCATGAATATGGAGCCCAACTCGGAGGAACTGCTCAAGATCTCCATCGCAGTTGGCCTTCCTCAGGAATTTGTGAAAGAATGGTTTGATCAGCGTAAGATGTTCCAATACGGCAGCGACAGAACTCCGCCCCTGGAGCACAAGAACGGCACTGAAATGGTTGTCGGAACAAGTAACCACCACAGTCCCCGCAAAGATCAACTGGTGTCCCGATCGCCCGTGTCTCTAATCAAACCGAGCGACTGCACGGCGTCCCCGGCGGCGGCCGAACTCCAACTCAACAACAACTGTGACAATTCCCTCAGACATTTCAAAAACCACCAGTTTGGCTCCGCCAAAGCCGTGGGTGACAAGTTGGACCATTCCCGGAGCAACACGCCATCGCCGCTGAACCTGTCGTCCACATCGTCCAAACATTCGCACAGTAGTTCGTACACCCCCAACAGCCTGGCGTCCGAGGACCTGCAGGCCGAGCCGCTGGATCTTTCTCTTCCGCGACTCATCAAGGAACCCAAACACGCACTGACCGTGAAGAGCCGACCCAAAGTAAACAGCGTTACTATCGAGCCCAGCAGCGTCCCGTCACCACGCGAGCACTTCGAAGAGCCCCTTAACCTCGCCTATCTCAAGAAGGAGTTTTCCGCCTCCGCCAACAACGGCAACATGGAGAAAAGCACTAGCCCCCTCTTTGGCATCAACCCCTTTGCCGCTAAACCGTTGTACACGTCACTTCCCCCTCAGAGCGCTTTCCCACCAGCCACGTTCATGCCGCCGATGCAGGCCAGCATTCCAGGACTCAGGCCCTATCCCGGCATGGATCAGATGAGTTTCCTACCACACATGGCCTACACGTACGCGGCTGGCGCCGCTACCTTTGCTGAGATGCAGCAGCGGAGAAAATACCAGCGGAAACCGGGTTTCCAG GGTGACCTACTCGACGCCACAGCCGATTACATGTCAGGGCTGGACGACATGACAGACCCCGACTCCTGTCTGTCGCGGAAGAAGATTAAGAAGACTGAAAGTGGTATGTACGCGTGTGACTTGTGCGACAAAACATTCCAGAAGAGCAGTTCCCTTCTCAGACACAAATATGAACACACAG GCAAACGGCCGCACCAGTGCCAGATCTGCAAGAAGGCCTTCAAACACAAGCACCATCTCATCGAGCACTCGCGCCTTCACTCGGGCGAGAAACCCTACCAGTGCGATAAGTGCGGCAAAAGGTTCTCGCACTCGGGTTCCTACTCGCAGCACATGAACCACCGCTACTCGTACTGCAAGCGCGAGGCGGAGGAGCGCGAGGCGGCCGAGAGGGAGGCCCGCGAGAAGGGCCACATGGAGCCCACGGAGCTACTAATGAGCCGGGCGTACTTGCAGGGCATCACACCTCAGGGTTATCCCGAGTTAGCCGAGCGCGAGGCTATATTGCGGCATGACGGCGTCAACGGAGGCATCATAGAGGGACGTAAGGAAGTGGATGAAACGTACGCCAAGATGGGACGCAGGGAGGACGagtttgaggaggaggaggaggaaagcaaGAGCATGGACACGGACCCGGACACGTTGAGGGACGAAGAGGACAACGGAGAGCACTCGATGGACGATAGCTCGCTGGATGGCAAAATGGAAACCAAATCGGATCACGAGGACGCCATGGAGGACGCGATGTAG